A window of the Cucurbita pepo subsp. pepo cultivar mu-cu-16 chromosome LG01, ASM280686v2, whole genome shotgun sequence genome harbors these coding sequences:
- the LOC111777755 gene encoding uncharacterized protein LOC111777755, whose protein sequence is MASLLKFKLLPTHCGVAQSPTLSPRTSPLVHLRRRKTTLRMLLTRNSARRSPRRRALPDKKRDDHKDLSRSNTLKDLFVSSPPYDESECEINETVAAAPIRNVTPVCREEDGEIGPTGWHPGSPRPGWTGFRYKYLLRKTWRPLLAGIPE, encoded by the coding sequence ATGGCGTCGCTTCTCAAATTCAAGCTCCTCCCGACCCACTGCGGCGTCGCTCAGAGTCCCACCTTGAGCCCTAGGACCAGCCCTCTCGTTCACCTCCGCCGCCGCAAAACCACCCTCCGGATGCTCCTCACTCGGAATTCCGCCCGCCGCTCGCCCCGCCGCCGCGCCTTGCCGGATAAGAAACGAGACGACCACAAGGATTTGTCTCGGAGCAACACGTTGAAGGATTTGTTCGTGTCATCACCGCCGTATGATGAATCCGAATGCGAGATTAACGAGACCGTTGCGGCGGCTCCGATCCGGAACGTGACTCCGGTTTGTAGGGAGGAGGATGGTGAGATTGGACCGACCGGTTGGCATCCAGGTTCGCCTAGACCGGGCTGGACCGGTTTCCGATACAAATACTTGCTCCGGAAAACCTGGCGGCCACTCCTCGCCGGAATCCCCGAGTAA
- the LOC111793958 gene encoding chaperone protein dnaJ 15-like translates to MKTGSKSEGPSASAPRRDPYEVLSVSRDSTDQDIKTAYRKLALKYHPDKNGSNPEASELFKEVAYSYSILSDPEKRRQYDSAGFEALDASGMDMEIDLSNLGTVNTMFAALFSKLGVPIKTTVSANVLEEALNGTVTVRPLPIGTSVSGKVDKQCAHFFGVTINEEQAQAGIAIRVTSTSQSKFKLLFFEHDVSGGYSLAIQEDSEKTGKVTSAGLYFLHFQVYRMDSTVNALAMAKDPEAAFFKSLEGLQPCEVSELKAGTHIFAVYGDNFFKTAAYTIEALCTKDYAETTEKLKDIEAQILRKRNELRQFETEYRKALARFQEVTKRYNEEKQSVDELLKQRDGIHASFTITKAPNPIGAGVTSNGSSSKSTGDSSKVENQGDDGTSDEKERSFKKRWFNIPRGSDKKLG, encoded by the exons ATGAAGACGGGTTCGAAGTCGGAAGGACCTTCCGCTTCAGCGCCTCGACGGGACCCCTATGAGGTTTTAAGCGTGTCCAGGGATTCCACTGATCAGGACATCAAGACTGCTTATAGGAAGCTTGCTCTCAA ATATCATCCAGACAAGAATGGAAGTAACCCTGAAGCTTCAGAACTTTTTAAGGAGGTCGCATATTCTTATAGCATCCTATctgatccagagaagagaagGCAATATGACAGTGCTGGCTTTGAG GCCCTTGATGCTAGTGGCATGGATATGGAAATAGACTTGTCCAATCTTGGAACTGTCAATACCATGTTTGCAGCTTTGTTCAG taagCTGGGTGTTCCTATTAAGACTACAGTTTCTGCTAATGTTCTTGAAGAAGCTCTGAATGGAACTGTTACAGTCAGGCCTCTTCCTATTGGAACATCAGTTAGTGGCAAG GTGGATAAGCAATGCGCTCACTTTTTTGGTGTGACAATTAACGAAGAGCAAGCTCAGGCAGGAATTGCTATCAGAGTTACTTCAACTTCACAAAGTAAATTCAAG CTGCTCTTTTTTGAACATGATGTCAGTGGCGGTTATAGTTTGGCCATACAG GAAGATAGTGAGAAGACTGGGAAAGTAACGTCTGCTGGGTTGTACTTTTTGCATTTTCAAGTGTACAGGATGGATTCCACTGTCAATGCG TTGGCAATGGCTAAGGACCCTGAGGCTGCTTTCTTCAAGAGTTTGGAAGGTCTTCAGCCTTGTGAGGTCTCAGAGCTAAAGGCTGGCACCCATATTTTTGCTGTTTATG GAGATAACTTTTTCAAGACTGCTGCATATACTATTGAGGCACTATGTACAAAAGATTATGCAGAGACAACAGAAAAACTGAAAGATATCGAAGCTCAAATtttgagaaagagaaatgagCTACGGCAATTCGAGACAGAATACCGGAAG GCATTAGCACGCTTCCAAGAAGTGACAAAAAGATACAATGAGGAAAAACAGTCT GTGGACGAGCTTCTTAAACAACGGGATGGCATACACGCTTCATTCACCATCACAAAAGCACCAAATCCTATCGGAGCGGGTGTTACGAGTAATGGAAGTAGTAGTAAATCTACTGGCGACAGTTCGAAGGTTGAGAATCAAGGAGACGATGGGACCtcagatgaaaaagaaagatcttTCAAAAAGAGATGGTTCAATATTCCTCGAGGGTCAGACAAAAAGCTGGGTTGA